One window of the Pseudomonas sihuiensis genome contains the following:
- the oprI gene encoding outer membrane lipoprotei OprI, with amino-acid sequence MNNVLKFSALALAAVLATGCSSMSKETEARLTATEDAAARAQARADEAYRKADEALAAAQKAQQTADEANERALRMLEKASRK; translated from the coding sequence ATGAACAACGTTCTGAAATTCTCTGCTCTGGCTCTGGCCGCAGTTCTGGCTACCGGTTGCAGCAGCATGTCCAAAGAAACCGAAGCTCGTCTGACTGCTACCGAAGACGCAGCTGCTCGCGCTCAAGCCCGTGCTGACGAAGCCTACCGCAAGGCCGATGAAGCTCTGGCCGCTGCTCAGAAAGCTCAGCAGACTGCTGACGAAGCTAACGAGCGCGCTCTGCGCATGCTGGAAAAAGCCAGCCGCAAGTAA
- a CDS encoding GNAT family N-acetyltransferase, which produces MSDGLSIHHDQASHQFVTTVDGDRAYLAYMDLGKQTLDIYRTFVPNGLRGRGIAAALTEHALQYAEGKGYTVIPSCSYVERYMERRSRHQ; this is translated from the coding sequence ATGAGCGACGGGTTGTCCATCCACCATGACCAGGCGAGTCACCAGTTCGTGACCACCGTCGACGGTGATCGTGCCTATCTGGCCTATATGGATCTGGGCAAGCAGACGCTGGATATCTATCGCACCTTCGTACCCAACGGCCTGCGTGGCCGTGGCATCGCCGCCGCGCTGACCGAGCATGCCCTGCAATATGCCGAAGGCAAGGGCTACACGGTGATTCCGTCGTGCTCCTATGTCGAGCGCTACATGGAGCGACGTTCGCGTCACCAGTAG
- a CDS encoding 3-deoxy-7-phosphoheptulonate synthase has translation MADLPIDDLNVASNETLITPDQLKREIPLTDAALKTVAHGRQVVRDILDGKDHRLFVVVGPCSIHDIKAAHEYAERLKVLAAELSDSLFLVMRVYFEKPRTTVGWKGLINDPYLDDSFKIQDGLHIGRKLLRDLAEMGLPTATEALDPISPQYLQDLISWSAIGARTTESQTHREMASGLSSAVGFKNGTDGGLTVAINALQSVSSPHRFLGINQEGGVSIVTTKGNAYGHVVLRGGNGKPNYDSVSVAICEQELTKAGIRPNIMVDCSHANSNKDPALQPLVLENVANQILEGNNSIVGLMVESHLGWGSQSIPKDLCDLKYGVSITDACIDWDTTEKSLRGMHAKLKDVLPKRPRG, from the coding sequence ATGGCTGATTTACCGATCGACGACCTCAACGTCGCTTCCAACGAAACCCTGATCACCCCCGATCAGCTCAAACGCGAAATCCCCCTGACCGATGCCGCACTGAAGACCGTGGCCCATGGCCGTCAGGTGGTACGCGACATCCTCGACGGCAAGGATCATCGCCTGTTCGTGGTCGTCGGCCCTTGCTCCATCCACGATATCAAGGCCGCTCACGAGTATGCCGAGCGCCTCAAGGTACTGGCTGCCGAGCTGTCCGATAGCCTGTTCCTGGTCATGCGCGTGTACTTCGAGAAGCCACGCACCACGGTCGGTTGGAAAGGTCTGATCAACGATCCGTACCTGGACGACTCGTTCAAGATCCAGGACGGTCTGCACATCGGCCGCAAGCTGCTGCGCGACCTGGCGGAAATGGGCCTGCCCACCGCCACCGAGGCGCTCGACCCGATTTCCCCGCAGTACCTGCAGGACCTGATCAGCTGGTCGGCCATCGGCGCGCGCACCACCGAATCCCAGACCCACCGCGAAATGGCCTCGGGCCTGTCCTCGGCCGTTGGCTTCAAGAACGGTACCGACGGCGGTCTGACCGTGGCCATCAACGCCCTGCAATCGGTTTCCAGCCCGCACCGCTTCCTCGGCATCAACCAGGAAGGTGGCGTATCCATCGTCACCACCAAGGGCAATGCCTATGGCCACGTGGTACTGCGCGGTGGCAACGGCAAGCCGAACTACGACTCGGTCAGCGTTGCCATTTGTGAGCAGGAACTGACAAAAGCCGGCATTCGCCCGAACATCATGGTCGACTGCAGCCACGCCAACTCCAACAAGGACCCGGCTCTGCAGCCGCTGGTGCTGGAGAACGTGGCCAACCAGATTCTCGAAGGCAACAACTCCATCGTTGGCCTGATGGTCGAGAGCCACCTGGGCTGGGGCAGCCAGTCGATTCCGAAGGATCTGTGCGACCTCAAGTACGGCGTATCCATCACCGATGCCTGCATCGACTGGGATACCACCGAGAAGAGCCTGCGCGGCATGCACGCCAAGCTCAAGGACGTACTGCCCAAGCGCCCTCGCGGCTAA
- a CDS encoding GntP family permease, whose product MLGNLGLLLGLSLLIFMALRGVNIFIAALLCSILVALTNGVAVSGALLEHFPFGPLGAFTFAGKFFVLFLCGAIFGKVMAASQAASSIAQAITRGLGTQRTLWVAMLVCAVLTYGGVVVFVVIFTMYPLGITLMREANLPKRLFCAATALGAGTFTMTALPGSPSIHNVIAASALGTDLFAGAWIGLFASLVMIGLGMAYLQREWRLARESGEGFEPNAQDERMQQLAGVPGSGPHWGMALVPIIVVLGIILLPRLLALSGAAVPGEGALGGLLAFSQAQPILWPSLALVIATGVAVLMFPALRRNTVGLLGQGADDAIMPLLNTAAVIGFGGVVTQTAGFAQFAQWILGVDLPPLLSVFASVSVVSGIVGSSSGGLQIFMQTLAPRYLEMGVEPEVLHRIANITAGGLDSLPHCGAVIAMLMIMGLTHKQAYKDIFVITVVIPVIAALLCIAVLSF is encoded by the coding sequence ATGCTTGGGAATTTGGGGCTTTTGCTGGGCTTGTCGCTACTAATCTTCATGGCGTTGCGCGGGGTGAACATATTCATCGCCGCATTGCTGTGTTCGATTCTGGTGGCTCTCACCAATGGCGTCGCCGTATCAGGTGCGCTGCTCGAGCACTTTCCATTCGGCCCCTTGGGCGCATTCACCTTTGCTGGCAAGTTCTTCGTGTTGTTTCTCTGTGGTGCGATCTTCGGCAAGGTCATGGCGGCCAGCCAGGCAGCCAGCAGTATTGCGCAGGCCATTACCCGCGGCCTGGGCACGCAGCGCACGCTCTGGGTGGCGATGCTGGTGTGTGCGGTTCTCACCTATGGTGGAGTGGTGGTTTTCGTGGTGATCTTCACCATGTATCCGCTGGGCATCACCCTGATGCGCGAGGCTAATCTGCCCAAGCGATTGTTCTGCGCCGCCACTGCACTGGGGGCGGGAACCTTCACCATGACGGCCTTGCCAGGCTCACCGTCGATTCATAACGTGATCGCAGCCAGTGCGCTGGGTACGGACCTGTTCGCCGGTGCTTGGATTGGTCTGTTCGCCTCGCTGGTGATGATCGGTCTGGGTATGGCCTATCTGCAGCGCGAATGGCGCCTGGCGCGCGAAAGCGGCGAGGGATTCGAGCCGAACGCGCAGGACGAGCGTATGCAGCAGCTGGCCGGTGTGCCGGGTAGCGGTCCACATTGGGGTATGGCGTTGGTGCCGATCATCGTGGTGTTGGGGATCATTCTCCTGCCGCGTCTGCTCGCTCTGTCTGGTGCAGCTGTGCCAGGCGAGGGGGCACTGGGTGGACTGTTGGCCTTCAGTCAGGCGCAGCCGATTCTCTGGCCCAGTCTGGCCCTGGTGATCGCTACCGGGGTGGCTGTGCTGATGTTTCCGGCGTTGCGCCGCAATACTGTCGGCTTGCTGGGGCAGGGGGCTGACGATGCGATCATGCCGCTGCTCAATACCGCTGCGGTGATCGGCTTTGGCGGGGTGGTCACTCAGACCGCAGGTTTCGCCCAATTCGCCCAATGGATACTGGGGGTGGATCTGCCGCCGCTGTTGTCGGTGTTCGCCTCGGTCAGCGTGGTCTCGGGGATAGTCGGTTCCTCGTCTGGTGGCCTGCAGATTTTCATGCAGACCCTGGCGCCACGTTATCTCGAGATGGGTGTGGAGCCCGAGGTGCTGCACCGTATCGCCAACATCACCGCTGGCGGGCTCGATTCGCTGCCGCATTGCGGGGCGGTGATCGCGATGCTGATGATCATGGGGCTGACTCACAAGCAGGCATACAAGGATATCTTCGTCATCACGGTAGTTATCCCGGTGATTGCGGCTCTGCTCTGCATTGCCGTCTTGAGCTTCTGA